The Cygnus atratus isolate AKBS03 ecotype Queensland, Australia chromosome 12, CAtr_DNAZoo_HiC_assembly, whole genome shotgun sequence genome has a segment encoding these proteins:
- the LOC118246511 gene encoding guanine nucleotide-binding protein G(o) subunit alpha-like — MHESLMLFDSICNNKFFIDTSIILFLNKKDLFAEKIKKSPLTICFPEYTGPNTYEDAAAYIQAQFESKNRSPNKEIYCHMTCATDTNNIQVVFDAVTDIIIANNLRGCGLY, encoded by the exons ATGCACGAATCTCTCATGCTCTTCGACTCCATCTGTAACAACAAATTCTTCATTGATACCTCCATCATTCTCTTCCTCAACAAGAAAGACCTATTTGCTGAGAAGATCAAGAAGTCGCCTCTGACCATCTGCTTCCCCGAATACACAG GTCCCAACACCTACGAGGACGCGGCCGCCTACATCCAAGCACAATTTGAGAGCAAAAACCGCTCGCCCAACAAGGAGATTTACTGCCACATGACGTGCGCCACGGACACGAACAACATCCAGGTGGTCTTTGACGCCGTCACCGACATCATCATCGCCAACAACCTGCGGGGCTGTGGCTTGTACTGA